The genomic region GTTCATCTGTCGGTTCATACTGCCCAGTAGTTGTGTCGCACCTTTCATGCTCTGCATCATCTGCTCGTTACTTCGTACCGTCTGCCATAGTCAGCATACCCCACGCGTTCCTTCGCATCGATATTCCATACCTGTATCCGTAGTGATATCGCTTGGAGTTGTGTTCGCATCTGGTAGAACTTCTGGATGTATCTTCTCGTCCTCACGAGATCTTTCGCCTGCACCTTGACCGCGCCCATCTGGCCATTCTTGGCATTCTTCTTGATATCTGCGACCAGCTTCTTTTCCTGCTGTTCAAGCTTGGTCCTCTCTCGATCCAGTTCTCTTTGTGTCTTCTCCAGTGCTCGTTGGTGCTTGCGCAGTCGCTCAGCAGGCGTCATGCGCTTGCCGAATGCCCACTCTATGATCTACGCCGATTTAGTGTCCTGCAGATGCTGACGTATTTGCTCGAGGCACGTACATTCATGATTGCAAAGTGCTATAGCACAATGCGTGGTCCGAATGATTGTGGTACTGTCGCAAGGGTCGGCTGCGGTCTGGACGTTTTCGTAGGCTGGGACAGAGTCGTTGGAAGTTGAGGCAAGTGAATAGTTTACCAGCCTGAAAGCAAGGTAGAAGATAGTTG from Fulvia fulva chromosome 2, complete sequence harbors:
- a CDS encoding DOA4-independent degradation protein 4; translation: MNIIEWAFGKRMTPAERLRKHQRALEKTQRELDRERTKLEQQEKKLVADIKKNAKNGQMGAVKVQAKDLVRTRRYIQKFYQMRTQLQAISLRIQTVRSNEQMMQSMKGATQLLGSMNRQMNLPALQRIAMEFEKENDIMDQRQEMMDDAIDDVTGLEDEEESEEVVTQVLDEIGVDLGQALGETPQGLQKNAVADGKVAQAIGGGDAGDDDLQARLDSLRR